One region of Scomber scombrus chromosome 10, fScoSco1.1, whole genome shotgun sequence genomic DNA includes:
- the atp6ap1b gene encoding V-type proton ATPase subunit S1b, giving the protein MKMADSKRPSQVRLMAFLGFFFALFATGSSTAQVPLLMWPSEGFSLPPLGLSSAGHITSNDQLTAYLTSAFGHSPHTVLLFLQDKLSKDDFTVFGGAFGNKQDSAFQNLQAALQSSSSSVTLPALEWSGSSVIPALLQEKLGVSPLLVDADTLSQLSINTSVSNLLLINLPYCAGSQKSCKEVLHDNDEIIGKVLDIMKAKNVHYTAIYTGLQPSRVISETSMTNDGVGRSLLQTAAPTVKAPIVFSESGNPCIMLWAQNLSISITTAWIDLATETPTLTGSVCNDTNSLLVLNYPSGVILSFSLSQQFYPVSARNWSTLDTVQLRANGTTATFLGRRGIYSPAEYSFHCQSVTSFQDALLVPNNTLQNVTEWKLNFVDFQIQGFGLNNGTNFSYASDCASFFTPGIWMGLLTSLLMLYIFVYGLHMIMQLNTMDRFDDPKGPSISVPQTE; this is encoded by the exons atgaaaatggCAGACTCGAAGCGACCGAGTCAAGTGCGATTAATGGcttttttgggctttttcttCGCCCTCTTCGCTACAGGAAGCTCCACCGCTCAAGTGCCTCTCCTCATGTGGCCCAGTGAAGG GTTTAGTTTACCACCACTGGGCTTATCTTCAGCTGGTCACATAACATCAAACGACCAGTTAACTGCCTACCTCACCTCCGCCTTTGGCCACAGCCCCCACACTGTGCTGCTGTTCCTGCAGGACAAG CTGAGCAAAGATGACTTCACAGTGTTTGGTGGAGCTTTTGGAAACAAGCAGGATAGCGCCTTTCAAAACCTTCAG GCTGCGCTACAGTCTTCCTCCTCATCGGTGACGCTCCCTGCCTTAGAGTGGTCCGGCTCCTCGGTCATCCCGGCTCTGCTGCAGGAGAAGCTCGGTGTCTCGCCTTTGCTCGTAGACGCAGACACTCTGTCACAGCTCAGCATCAACACATCTGTCAGCAATCTGCTGCTCATCAATCTTCCTTATTGTGCTGG gTCGCAAAAGTCTTGCAAGGAAGTCCTACATGACAACG ATGAAATTATTGGGAAAGTTCTGGATATCATGAAAGCCAAAAATGTTCATTACACTGCAATATACACAGGACTCCAGCCATCACGA GTGATTTCAGAGACGTCTATGACTAACGATGGTGTGGGTCGCTCCTTGCTCCAAACAGCTGCACCCACTGTCAAAGCACCCATCGTGTTCAGTGAGTCCGGTAACCCTTGCATCATGCTCTGGGCTCAGAATCTCAGTATCAGCATCACAACCGCTTGGATCGACCTCGCTACAGAAACGCCTACCTTGACAGGATCCGTGTGCAACGACACCAACTCCCT gCTTGTCCTCAATTATCCAAGTGGTGTTATTCTAAG CTTCTCCCTGAGTCAGCAGTTTTATCCCGTGTCTGCGAGGAACTGGTCGACCCTGGACACGGTGCAGCTGCGCGCTAACGGCACGACCGCGACTTTCCTCGGCCGCCGCGGCATCTACAGCCCCGCAGAATACTCCTTCCACTGCCAGTCCGTCACCAGCTTCCAGGACGCTCTGCTGGTTCCAAACAACACCCTGCAAAACGTAACAGAGTGGAAGCTCAACTTTGTCGACTTCCAG ATTCAGGGATTCGGTTTGAACAACGGAACAAATTTCTCCTACGCCAGTGACTGTGCAAGCTTCTTCACCCCTGGGATCTGGATGGGGCTTCTGACCTCACTGCTCATGTTGTATATTTTCGTGTACGGCCTGCACATGATCATGCAGCTTAACACCATGGATCGATTCGACGACCCCAAAGGCCCGTCAATTTCAGTGCCTCAAACGGAGTGA
- the LOC133988248 gene encoding ciliary microtubule-associated protein 3-like, with the protein MSAPPFQRLYFGSALERRLIPLHYPPNRLGNQVARQNAPDVGPGRYDNHEYGTILYNIQKTPESKRGYGLNARTAVRFPPCGKTVTPSPQHYQQDQSWSRVPPPSKTPFNSNTQRFKHKSRTVEDSPGPGSYAHDAVTSRKVSWPMCFGGPDWSRLPQMEKSSQGVKMNNDKDFQKKRSRLAYLSLYY; encoded by the exons ATGTCAGCTCCTCCTTTTCAGAGATTATATTTCGGCAGCGCTCTGGAGAGGAGACTCATTCCCCTCCATTATCCACCAAACCGGCTCGGAAACCAAGTGGCACGACAGAACGCACCGGATGTCGGCCCTGGGCGCTATGACAACCACGAG TATGGCACCATCCTTTATAACATACAGAAGACACCAGAGAGTAAGAGAGGATATGGTCTCAATGCAAGGACCGCAGTACGCTTTCCACCCTGCGGCAAG ACAGTGACCCCTTCACCACAGCACTACCAGCAGGATCAAAGCTGGTCTAGAGTTCCCCCTCCGAGCAAAACGCCTTTCAACTCCAACACACAGAGGTTCAAACACAAGTCACGTACAGTCGAGGACAGCCCAGG CCCTGGGAGCTACGCTCATGATGCAGTGACAAGCAGGAAAGTGAGCTGGCCGATGTGCTTCGGCGGCCCGGATTGGTCCAGACTGCCTCAAATGGAAAAGAGTTCACAAGGGGTGAAG aTGAACAACGACAAGGATTTccagaagaagaggagcagacTGGCTTACCTAAGTCTGTACTATTAA
- the taf8 gene encoding transcription initiation factor TFIID subunit 8 codes for MADPAVVSGNSLNLGGRPSSGKGSTSAAENYHMARRRTLQVVVSALLTECGFDSAEKAAVETLTEMMQSYITEIGRSAKSYCEHTARSVPTLSDTVVTLIEMGFNVDTLPMYAKRSQRMVITAPPVTNAPVTPRALSAGQKRTHPAHIPSHFPEFPDPHTYIKTPTFREPVSDYQVVREKAATQRRDVERALTRFMAKTGETQSLFKDDITAFPLIAARPTTIPYLSALLPSELELQTLEETDSSEQDEQTDNENTAGNNLTDDPGADKENSLLPPSGVVPSTKASEDNVIDNPYLRPVKKPKVRRKK; via the exons ATGGCGGACCCTGCAGTGGTTTCGGGCAATTCGCTGAATCTAGGAGGG CGCCCCAGTAGTGGTAAGGGATCCACCAGCGCAGCGGAGAACTACCACATGGCCCGACGCCGGACCCTGCAGGTGGTCGTGAGCGCCCTCCTGACAGAGTGCGGCTTCGACAGCGCAGAGAAGGCAGCGGTGGAAACACTCACTGAGATGATGCAGAGCT ATATAACCGAAATAGGCCGCAGTGCCAAGTCTTATTGTGAACACACAGCCAGAAGTGTCCCAACCCTGTCGGACACAGTGGTGACACTCATTGAAATGG gtttcaATGTGGACACTCTGCCCATGTACGCCAAGAGATCGCAGAGGATGGTTATAACTGCCC CTCCAGTTACGAACGCGCCTGTGACTCCCAGAGCGCTGTCAGCCGGACAGAAACGCACACACCCGGCTCACATCCCCAGCCACTTCCCAGAGTTCCCCGACCCTCACACCTACATCAAAACACCT ACGTTCAGAGAGCCGGTGTCAGACTACCAGGtggtgagagagaaagcagcGACTCAGAGGAGAGACGTGGAGCGAGCACTCACACGCTTCATGGCCAAGACCGGAGAGACTCAGAGCCTCTTCAAAGACGACATCACTGCCTTCCCAT TGATCGCAGCGCGGCCGACCACCATCCCATATCTCAGCGCCCTCCTGCCCTCAGAGCTGGAACTGCAGACACTGGAAGAAACGGACTCCTCTGAGCAGGACGAGCAGACAGACAACGAGAACACGGCAGGAAACAACCTCACT GATGATCCAGGAGCTGACAAAGAGaactccttacttcctcccagCGGCGTCGTTCCCTCCACAAAAGCCAGCGAGGACAACGTGATCGACAACCCGTACCTCCGGCCGGTCAAGAAACCCAaagtgaggaggaagaaatga
- the g0s2 gene encoding G0/G1 switch protein 2, giving the protein METIGEIIPFAKEMLNQKPNRSMLKIYMLGSTLAVLGVVGGLLETVLLPFVENDDAEDTPVEVVMVEKKEKKQVLKSHTTVIRSDAVEVPETVGMEAKAKHLVNAGRRGSAYRVHAS; this is encoded by the coding sequence ATGGAAACCATTGGTGAGATCATCCCATTTGCTAAGGAGATGCTGAACCAGAAGCCTAACCGGAGTATGCTGAAGATCTACATGCTTGGCTCCACTCTGGCCGTGCTCGGAGTGGTTGGTGGACTGCTGGAAACGGTTCTCCTGCCCTTTGTGGAGAATGACGATGCCGAGGACACACCAGTAGAGGTGGTGATggtggagaagaaggagaagaagcagGTGTTGAAGTCGCACACTACCGTGATTCGCTCTGATGCTGTGGAGGTGCCGGAGACAGTAGGGATGGAGGCGAAGGCCAAACATCTGGTGAATGCTGGGAGGAGAGGCTCAGCCTACCGTGTACATGCCTCTTAA